A region from the Hypericibacter adhaerens genome encodes:
- a CDS encoding alpha/beta hydrolase fold domain-containing protein, giving the protein MRPRPSPPFDWLQGEVLDLRERYEQAFRVEDPGLNAWMNLPADGRSLRLLRQQPARRRGADAALLYFHGGGWIVGSPSTHADISRRLCDRTGLDLISVDYRLAPEHQAPAPIEDGLAALIHLLSTGAGGLGRRSAILCGDSAGAAIALALERRLEEPMRRQVLGVGAFYGSYGLLEHLSSQPWGSRAEGLDQGSVARYWRLAHGPAEPSPYAIGALAAPSTVPAYLLAAARDPLLPDSLALAEAYRRCGRPFTLDLAEGVGHGFLHEANGSKPAAAALARVSAWIDGLIPSP; this is encoded by the coding sequence ATGCGCCCGCGCCCCTCGCCCCCCTTCGACTGGCTCCAGGGCGAGGTCCTCGACCTTCGGGAACGCTATGAGCAGGCCTTCCGGGTCGAGGACCCCGGCCTCAATGCCTGGATGAACCTCCCTGCCGACGGGCGGTCTCTGCGGCTGCTGAGGCAGCAACCGGCCCGGCGGCGCGGCGCAGATGCCGCCCTGCTCTATTTCCATGGCGGCGGCTGGATCGTGGGCTCGCCGTCCACGCACGCGGATATCTCACGCCGCCTCTGCGACCGGACCGGCCTCGACCTGATCTCGGTCGACTACCGCCTGGCTCCGGAGCATCAGGCACCGGCGCCGATCGAGGATGGCCTGGCGGCACTGATCCATCTGCTTTCGACGGGGGCGGGCGGCCTCGGCCGGCGGTCCGCCATTCTCTGCGGCGATTCCGCCGGTGCCGCCATCGCACTTGCCTTGGAGCGCCGGCTCGAGGAGCCGATGCGCCGGCAGGTCCTCGGCGTCGGCGCCTTCTATGGCAGCTATGGCCTTCTGGAACATCTCTCCTCGCAGCCCTGGGGAAGCCGTGCCGAGGGGCTCGACCAGGGCAGCGTGGCGCGCTACTGGCGTCTTGCCCATGGCCCGGCAGAACCCAGCCCCTATGCGATCGGTGCGCTGGCCGCGCCCTCGACCGTTCCTGCCTATCTCCTGGCGGCCGCCCGGGATCCGCTGCTCCCCGATAGCCTGGCCCTGGCCGAGGCCTATCGGCGCTGCGGACGGCCCTTCACCCTCGATCTGGCCGAGGGCGTGGGCCACGGCTTTTTGCATGAGGCGAACGGCTCGAAGCCGGCCGCGGCGGCCCTGGCAAGGGTGAGTGCGTGGATCGATGGACTGATCCCCTCCCCCTGA
- a CDS encoding ABC transporter substrate-binding protein has protein sequence MTDGNSEKRLGLLASQALGGRLSRRRFIESAMALGITAPAALGLWSSRVEAATPKQGGRFRVGLDDGNTTDNMDPATYNSRFMITLAHTQRNFLTEIAPDNTVTGELAESWDVTPDARKWTLKLRKGVEFHDGKSFDASDAAASLNYHRAESSKSAAKSLLETVTDIRADGKDTLVIELSSGSADLPYLLTDYHLVMLPADGEGKVRWDGKSGTGGYRVDKFQPGVSASLTRFPNYWKEGRAHFDEVQYFAIPDVSARQTGITTNELDAMIECDFKTVHLLEKVPNVAVDEVPTGTFVSLPMQMDVAPFDNPDLRLALKYAIDREATVKKVLNGHGSIGNDHPISPIMPFYDAGLEQRPYDPDKAKFHLKKSGLQGLKLSLSAADVVITGGLDLAVLYAETAKQAGVDIQVVREPNDGYWSDVWLKKPFCLAGWGQRPTPDIIFTLGFAPGAPWNDSHFKQDRFDALLIQARAELDSNKRSSMYAEMQRILRDEGSVVIPFFRNWIYARRANVAHEAKLTANWPLDGARGAERWWFA, from the coding sequence ATGACCGACGGGAATTCCGAGAAAAGACTGGGACTGCTGGCATCGCAAGCCTTGGGCGGCCGTCTCAGCCGGCGGCGCTTCATCGAAAGTGCCATGGCCCTGGGCATCACGGCGCCGGCGGCGCTGGGCCTCTGGTCCAGCCGGGTCGAGGCGGCCACCCCGAAGCAGGGCGGTCGCTTCCGGGTAGGGCTCGATGACGGCAACACCACCGACAATATGGACCCGGCGACCTACAATTCCCGCTTCATGATCACGCTCGCGCACACGCAGCGCAATTTCCTTACCGAGATCGCGCCCGACAACACCGTCACCGGCGAACTGGCGGAATCCTGGGACGTGACGCCCGACGCGAGGAAATGGACCCTCAAGCTGCGCAAGGGTGTCGAGTTCCATGACGGCAAGAGCTTCGATGCCAGCGATGCGGCGGCCTCGCTGAACTATCACCGGGCCGAGAGCTCGAAATCGGCGGCCAAGTCCCTGCTCGAGACCGTGACGGACATCAGGGCCGACGGCAAGGACACGCTGGTGATCGAGCTCAGCAGCGGCAGCGCCGATCTCCCCTATCTCCTGACCGACTATCACCTGGTCATGTTGCCGGCGGATGGCGAGGGCAAGGTCCGGTGGGACGGGAAATCGGGCACCGGCGGCTATAGGGTCGACAAGTTCCAGCCCGGCGTCAGTGCCTCCCTGACGCGCTTCCCGAACTACTGGAAGGAAGGCCGCGCCCATTTCGACGAGGTGCAGTATTTCGCCATCCCCGACGTCAGCGCGCGCCAGACCGGGATCACGACCAACGAGCTCGACGCGATGATCGAGTGCGACTTCAAGACCGTCCATCTGCTCGAGAAGGTACCGAACGTGGCGGTCGACGAGGTGCCAACCGGCACCTTCGTCTCGCTGCCGATGCAGATGGATGTGGCGCCCTTCGACAATCCCGACCTGCGCCTCGCCCTCAAATATGCGATCGACCGCGAGGCGACCGTGAAGAAGGTCCTCAACGGACACGGCTCGATCGGCAACGACCACCCGATCAGCCCGATCATGCCGTTCTACGACGCCGGCCTGGAGCAGCGTCCCTATGACCCCGACAAAGCCAAGTTCCATCTGAAGAAGTCGGGCCTGCAGGGGCTCAAGCTGTCGCTGTCGGCGGCCGATGTGGTCATCACGGGCGGCCTCGATCTCGCCGTGCTCTACGCCGAGACCGCCAAGCAGGCCGGCGTCGATATCCAGGTGGTGCGCGAACCCAATGACGGTTATTGGAGCGACGTCTGGCTGAAGAAGCCGTTCTGCCTCGCCGGCTGGGGCCAGCGGCCGACACCGGACATCATCTTCACCCTGGGCTTCGCGCCCGGCGCGCCCTGGAACGATTCCCACTTCAAGCAGGACCGGTTCGACGCGCTGCTGATCCAGGCGCGGGCGGAGCTCGACAGCAACAAGCGCTCCTCGATGTATGCCGAGATGCAGCGCATCCTGCGGGACGAGGGCTCGGTCGTCATCCCCTTCTTCCGGAACTGGATCTATGCGCGCCGCGCCAATGTCGCCCATGAGGCCAAGCTGACGGCAAACTGGCCCCTGGACGGCGCGCGCGGCGCCGAGCGCTGGTGGTTCGCTTGA
- the uvrA gene encoding excinuclease ABC subunit UvrA: protein MSNRIGTGLISIRGAREHNLKNVDLDLPRDRLVVITGLSGSGKSSLAFDTIYAEGQRRYVESLSAYARQFLELMQKPDVDSIDGLSPAISIEQKTTSRNPRSTVGTVTEIYDYLRLLYARVGIPYSPATGLPIESQTVSQMVDRVMALPEGTRLYLLAPMVRGRKGEYKKEIQDLQKRGFQRVKVDGKLYEIGEVPALNKKLKHDIEVVVDRIVVRDGIQTRLADSLETALAIADGLVFAEFADAKPVKKGETPERLTFSARFACPVSGFTIDEIEPRLFSFNNPFGACPACDGLGTTLYFDPELVVPDESLTLREGAIAPWASSTSQYYAQTLDSLAKHYKFSVTTPWRDLAEKFRKVILYGSGGDAVTMTYDDGVRSYKTTKPFEGVIPNMERRFRETDSAWVREELGRFQANSPCESCKGDRLKPEALAVKIAGLNIAEVTRMSIAPAETWFRELPQKLTVKQREIAQRILKEINERLGFLNSVGLDYLALNRASGTLSGGESQRIRLASQIGSGLTGVLYVLDEPSIGLHQRDNARLLETLKRLRDLGNSVLVVEHDEDAIRSADYLVDMGPGAGRHGGEVVAVGTPEQVMQKPASITAQYLTGLKQIPVPAHRRPGTKGPDGKKQVIRVKGARANNLRNLTVDIPIGTFTCVTGVSGGGKSTLVIETLFNALARRLNGARTHPGDHDGIDGLEHLDKVVDIDQSPIGRTPRSNPATYTGAFTPIRDWFAGLPEATARGYKPGRFSFNVKGGRCEACEGDGVLKIEMHFLPDVYVQCDTCKGKRYNRETLEITFKGKSIADVLDMTVDDGVEFFKAVPAIREKMAMLQQVGLGYIHIGQAATTLSGGEAQRVKLAKELARRATGRTLYILDEPTTGLHFEDVRKLLEVLHRLVEQGNTVVVIEHNLEVIKTADWIIDLGPEGGDKGGKLVAVGTPEAVAQVKESYTGQYLKPHLRPGSAAASRKAG, encoded by the coding sequence ATGAGCAACCGCATTGGCACCGGGCTGATCTCCATCCGTGGCGCCCGCGAACACAACCTGAAGAATGTCGATCTCGACCTGCCGCGCGACCGGCTGGTGGTGATCACCGGCCTGTCCGGTTCCGGCAAATCGTCGCTCGCCTTCGACACGATCTATGCCGAGGGCCAGCGCCGCTATGTGGAATCGCTCTCGGCCTATGCGCGCCAGTTCCTCGAGCTGATGCAGAAGCCCGATGTGGATTCGATCGACGGGCTGTCGCCCGCCATCTCGATCGAGCAGAAGACCACCTCGCGCAACCCGCGCTCGACGGTCGGCACCGTCACCGAGATCTACGACTACTTGCGCCTGCTCTATGCCCGCGTCGGCATCCCCTACTCGCCCGCGACCGGCCTGCCGATCGAGAGCCAGACCGTGAGCCAGATGGTCGACCGCGTCATGGCGCTGCCCGAGGGCACGCGGCTCTATCTGCTGGCGCCGATGGTCCGGGGCCGCAAGGGCGAATACAAGAAGGAGATCCAGGACCTCCAGAAACGCGGCTTCCAGCGCGTCAAGGTGGACGGCAAGCTCTACGAGATCGGCGAAGTGCCGGCGCTCAACAAGAAGCTGAAGCACGATATCGAGGTGGTGGTCGACCGCATCGTGGTGCGCGACGGCATCCAGACCCGGCTTGCCGACAGCCTCGAGACCGCGCTCGCCATCGCCGACGGGCTGGTCTTCGCCGAGTTCGCCGACGCCAAGCCGGTCAAGAAGGGCGAGACGCCCGAGCGGCTGACCTTCTCCGCCCGCTTCGCCTGCCCGGTCTCGGGCTTCACCATCGACGAGATCGAGCCGCGGCTCTTCTCCTTCAACAATCCCTTCGGCGCCTGCCCGGCCTGCGACGGGCTCGGCACCACGCTCTATTTCGACCCGGAGCTGGTGGTGCCGGACGAGAGCCTCACCCTGCGCGAAGGCGCCATCGCGCCCTGGGCCAGCTCGACCTCGCAATATTACGCCCAGACGCTCGACAGCCTGGCCAAGCACTACAAGTTCAGCGTCACCACGCCCTGGCGCGACCTGGCCGAGAAATTCCGCAAGGTCATCCTCTACGGCTCGGGCGGCGACGCCGTCACCATGACCTATGACGACGGCGTCAGGTCCTACAAGACCACCAAGCCGTTCGAGGGCGTGATCCCCAACATGGAGCGGCGCTTCCGCGAGACCGACAGCGCCTGGGTGCGCGAGGAGCTGGGCCGCTTCCAGGCCAACAGCCCCTGCGAAAGCTGCAAGGGCGATCGTTTGAAGCCGGAGGCCCTCGCGGTCAAGATCGCCGGCCTCAACATCGCCGAGGTCACGCGCATGTCGATCGCCCCGGCCGAGACCTGGTTCCGGGAACTGCCGCAGAAGCTGACCGTGAAGCAGCGCGAGATCGCCCAGCGCATCCTCAAGGAGATCAACGAGCGGCTGGGATTCCTCAATTCGGTCGGGCTCGACTATCTGGCCCTCAACCGCGCCTCCGGCACGCTGTCCGGCGGCGAGAGCCAGCGCATCCGCCTCGCCTCGCAGATCGGCTCGGGCCTGACCGGCGTGCTCTATGTGCTGGACGAGCCATCGATCGGCCTCCACCAGCGCGACAATGCGCGATTGCTTGAAACGCTGAAACGCCTGCGCGACCTCGGCAACTCCGTGCTGGTGGTCGAGCATGACGAGGACGCGATCCGCTCGGCCGACTATCTGGTCGATATGGGCCCCGGCGCAGGGCGGCATGGCGGCGAGGTCGTGGCGGTCGGCACGCCCGAGCAGGTGATGCAGAAGCCCGCCAGCATCACGGCGCAATACCTGACCGGCCTCAAGCAGATCCCGGTCCCGGCCCATCGCCGTCCCGGCACCAAGGGGCCCGACGGCAAGAAGCAGGTGATCCGGGTCAAGGGCGCGCGCGCCAACAACCTGCGCAACCTGACGGTCGACATCCCGATCGGCACCTTCACCTGCGTCACCGGCGTCTCGGGTGGCGGCAAGTCCACGCTGGTGATCGAGACGCTGTTCAACGCGCTGGCCCGCCGGCTCAACGGCGCGCGGACCCATCCGGGCGACCATGACGGGATCGACGGGCTCGAGCATCTGGACAAGGTGGTCGATATCGACCAGTCGCCGATCGGCCGCACGCCGCGCTCGAACCCCGCGACCTATACCGGCGCCTTCACGCCGATCCGCGACTGGTTCGCCGGATTGCCCGAGGCGACGGCGCGCGGCTACAAGCCCGGCCGCTTCTCCTTCAACGTGAAGGGCGGCCGTTGCGAGGCCTGCGAGGGCGACGGCGTGCTCAAGATCGAGATGCACTTCCTGCCCGACGTCTATGTCCAGTGCGACACCTGCAAGGGCAAGCGCTACAACCGCGAGACGCTCGAGATCACCTTCAAGGGCAAGTCGATCGCCGACGTGCTCGACATGACGGTCGATGACGGGGTCGAGTTCTTCAAGGCGGTGCCGGCGATCCGCGAGAAGATGGCGATGCTGCAGCAGGTGGGCCTCGGCTATATCCATATCGGCCAGGCCGCGACCACGCTTTCCGGCGGCGAGGCGCAGCGCGTGAAGCTCGCCAAGGAGCTGGCGCGGCGCGCCACCGGCCGGACGCTCTACATTCTCGACGAGCCCACCACGGGCCTGCATTTCGAGGATGTGCGCAAACTCCTCGAGGTGCTGCACCGGCTGGTCGAGCAGGGCAATACGGTGGTGGTGATCGAGCACAATCTCGAGGTCATCAAGACCGCGGACTGGATCATCGATCTGGGGCCCGAGGGCGGCGACAAGGGCGGCAAGCTGGTGGCGGTGGGCACGCCCGAGGCCGTGGCGCAGGTCAAGGAAAGCTATACCGGCCAGTATCTGAAGCCGCATCTGCGCCCGGGCAGCGCGGCGGCCTCGCG
- a CDS encoding glycosyltransferase family 39 protein encodes MEEPETGAKIAVIIPTLNEFENIDALLAAVLAQGSAERPLEVLVADGGSTDGTVECVRRWEERAPVRLVASKGRRGLAGDVLAAAERTQAPVIVVMDADFSHPPASLSRLVAPIIAGESDMVVGSRYVPGGLIAGWPWRRRILSRLGGALAWPLADLRDPMSGFFAVRRDRLLAVDPAASGFKIGLEVMAVGGDALGVGEVPIAFADRVRGTSKIGLRELAAYARRLMVLAGGSVSTGNAARFAGVAAFGFIVDLLSFHALFAAGLGLAAAHMASFGIAAISSYALYGRWAFAKPAGIRSASGWPRSVRFLVICALALFLRGGVLAVAVDVWGWPPALAMALAAATAAAVSGVATAFFVFPPLHPYVSRSVRWRMVAVAVLAYVVALRVVFMGVVDLLPEEAYYWNYAQHLDIGYLDHPPMVAWLIWLGTGLFGQTEFAVRLAAPLCWLAAALFSFGLARDLYGKTAAFIAVSLLAVLPFFFAMGLLMTPDAPLIAAWAGTLYFLERALLAERRKAWLGVGLCLGLGLLSKYTIALLAPAALVFLLLDARSRRWLRSPWPYLGAAIATLLFSPVVAWNAAHDWASFAFQGTRRLGAAPEFSLHLLAGSILLLITPVGVAAAFSILTPTAGLRQAFRRPFDRAGLFTAAFTLTPLSVFVAFSLFHPIKLNWTGPLWLALLPALAQMIAAGRHLVLFRRAPAWGATVAILLPLYGAGFHYLTLGLPGVPFPRNLQGLPVAWREFGDAAGGIERQVEHAVGQEPLLVGMDRYFLSSQLAFYGPDDDSFQNTAGRGLFGSSGLMYDYWFSDARQAGRTVIIFGFEPAPLSDDRLAKWFRELGPVGERALYKAGAPAGRFFYRVGYGYRLEGPSLISLRELPLWSGASEPNSQPGL; translated from the coding sequence ATGGAGGAGCCTGAAACGGGGGCGAAGATAGCGGTCATTATCCCGACCCTGAACGAATTCGAGAACATCGACGCACTCCTGGCGGCCGTGCTGGCGCAGGGCTCGGCCGAACGGCCTCTGGAAGTGCTCGTTGCCGATGGCGGTTCGACGGACGGAACGGTCGAGTGCGTTCGTCGCTGGGAGGAAAGAGCGCCGGTCCGCCTCGTTGCTTCCAAGGGAAGACGCGGGCTTGCCGGCGACGTGCTTGCTGCCGCCGAACGAACCCAGGCACCCGTCATCGTCGTCATGGATGCCGATTTCAGCCACCCGCCCGCGTCGCTCTCGCGACTTGTCGCCCCGATCATCGCCGGGGAAAGCGACATGGTCGTCGGCAGCCGCTATGTTCCCGGCGGTCTCATCGCCGGCTGGCCTTGGCGCCGGCGGATCCTCTCCCGGCTTGGCGGCGCGCTGGCCTGGCCGCTCGCCGATCTCAGGGATCCGATGTCGGGGTTCTTTGCCGTTCGCCGCGACCGTCTTCTTGCTGTCGATCCCGCAGCCTCCGGCTTCAAGATCGGGCTCGAGGTCATGGCCGTCGGTGGCGACGCGCTCGGGGTCGGCGAGGTGCCGATCGCCTTCGCCGATCGCGTCCGCGGCACATCCAAGATCGGTCTGCGCGAACTGGCCGCTTATGCGCGTCGGCTGATGGTTCTCGCCGGCGGGTCGGTCTCGACAGGGAATGCGGCTCGCTTCGCCGGCGTCGCTGCTTTCGGGTTCATCGTCGATCTCCTCTCTTTCCATGCGCTGTTCGCCGCCGGCCTAGGCTTGGCGGCCGCCCACATGGCAAGCTTCGGTATCGCCGCGATCTCCAGTTACGCCCTCTACGGACGGTGGGCTTTCGCCAAGCCGGCAGGCATCCGATCCGCATCGGGCTGGCCACGCTCCGTGCGCTTCCTGGTTATCTGCGCCCTGGCGCTCTTCCTGCGCGGCGGTGTGCTGGCGGTCGCGGTGGATGTCTGGGGATGGCCTCCGGCCTTGGCCATGGCCCTCGCCGCCGCGACGGCCGCCGCCGTGAGCGGTGTCGCCACCGCCTTTTTCGTGTTTCCGCCTCTCCATCCGTACGTCTCTCGATCGGTGCGATGGCGGATGGTCGCAGTGGCGGTTCTCGCCTATGTGGTGGCGTTGCGGGTGGTCTTCATGGGCGTTGTCGATCTGCTGCCCGAGGAGGCCTATTACTGGAACTACGCGCAGCATCTCGATATCGGCTATCTCGATCATCCGCCGATGGTTGCCTGGCTCATCTGGCTGGGCACAGGCCTGTTCGGCCAGACCGAGTTCGCCGTGCGCCTGGCGGCTCCCCTGTGCTGGCTGGCAGCGGCGCTCTTTTCTTTTGGGCTTGCGCGCGATCTTTACGGCAAGACCGCGGCCTTCATCGCCGTCTCGCTGCTCGCGGTCTTGCCGTTCTTCTTCGCTATGGGCCTCCTGATGACGCCCGATGCCCCGCTGATCGCCGCGTGGGCGGGCACCCTTTATTTCCTGGAAAGGGCTCTTCTGGCGGAACGGAGGAAGGCATGGCTGGGGGTCGGCCTTTGCCTCGGGCTTGGCCTGCTCTCGAAATACACGATCGCCTTGCTGGCCCCCGCGGCCCTCGTCTTCCTTCTGCTCGATGCCCGATCCCGCCGGTGGCTCCGGAGCCCCTGGCCCTATCTGGGCGCCGCCATCGCGACTCTGCTCTTCTCACCGGTCGTCGCCTGGAACGCCGCTCATGACTGGGCCTCGTTCGCCTTCCAGGGCACCAGGCGTCTGGGCGCCGCGCCGGAATTCTCGCTGCATCTGCTCGCCGGCTCGATCCTGCTCCTGATCACCCCGGTTGGCGTCGCGGCGGCCTTCTCGATATTGACCCCGACGGCCGGGCTTCGGCAGGCATTCCGGCGCCCGTTCGATCGCGCAGGGCTGTTCACGGCCGCTTTCACCCTGACTCCCTTGTCCGTCTTTGTCGCTTTCAGTCTCTTTCATCCGATCAAGCTCAACTGGACCGGGCCGCTGTGGCTCGCTCTGCTGCCGGCGCTGGCGCAGATGATCGCCGCCGGGCGTCATCTGGTCTTGTTCCGGAGAGCGCCCGCCTGGGGCGCGACGGTCGCCATCCTGCTGCCTCTCTATGGCGCCGGCTTTCACTATCTGACGCTCGGGCTTCCCGGCGTTCCGTTCCCTCGGAACCTCCAGGGGCTGCCGGTGGCCTGGCGCGAGTTTGGCGATGCGGCCGGGGGCATCGAGCGGCAGGTGGAGCACGCAGTGGGGCAGGAGCCGCTTCTCGTGGGGATGGATAGATATTTCCTGTCGAGCCAACTGGCTTTCTATGGTCCGGACGACGATTCCTTTCAGAACACGGCCGGCCGCGGCCTGTTCGGCTCCAGCGGCCTGATGTACGACTACTGGTTCTCCGACGCGCGACAGGCCGGTCGCACGGTCATCATCTTTGGCTTCGAGCCTGCGCCTCTTTCGGATGATCGTCTCGCCAAATGGTTCAGGGAATTGGGGCCTGTCGGGGAACGGGCCCTGTACAAGGCCGGTGCGCCCGCCGGCCGTTTCTTTTATCGGGTCGGTTATGGCTATCGGCTTGAAGGGCCCTCGCTGATATCGCTGCGGGAATTGCCCCTATGGTCAGGAGCATCGGAGCCCAATTCGCAGCCGGGCCTTTAA
- the ssb gene encoding single-stranded DNA-binding protein yields the protein MAGSVNKVILVGNLGRDPEIRSTQDGTRVANLSVATSESWRDKASGERRERTEWHRVAIFNEKLVEIAEKYLRKGSKIYVEGSLQTRKWTDQSGQEKYTTEVVLQRFRGELTMLDGRGGGGDAPSEGEEMAPSYGGGGGGGRSSGGRAPAGGDLDDDIPF from the coding sequence ATGGCGGGATCGGTCAACAAGGTAATCCTGGTCGGCAATCTGGGCCGGGACCCTGAAATTCGCTCGACGCAGGATGGCACGCGCGTCGCGAATCTGTCGGTCGCGACATCGGAGAGCTGGCGCGACAAGGCTTCGGGCGAGCGGCGCGAGCGCACCGAATGGCACCGGGTCGCCATCTTCAACGAGAAACTGGTCGAGATCGCCGAGAAATATCTGCGCAAGGGCTCCAAGATCTATGTCGAGGGGTCGCTCCAGACCCGCAAATGGACCGACCAGAGCGGCCAGGAGAAATACACGACCGAGGTGGTGCTGCAGCGCTTCCGCGGCGAGCTGACGATGCTCGACGGGCGCGGCGGCGGTGGCGACGCGCCGTCCGAGGGCGAGGAGATGGCGCCGAGCTATGGCGGGGGCGGCGGCGGTGGCCGTTCCTCCGGCGGCCGGGCCCCGGCGGGCGGCGATCTCGACGACGATATTCCGTTCTAG
- a CDS encoding ABC transporter substrate-binding protein, whose translation MDGKKFAERLLKRELSRRDIQAGLAKMGLGVAAMSMLPSAAKAAPPKLTVYEWAGYDVPDLHQSYIKKYGGSPDFPLFASEEEALQKIVSGFKVDLAHPCSYNVKRWREAKILEPIDTSRIPNYVDIWPKFKEIPQTQADGKTWFVPFDCGNSSILYRTDLVAPEDVKDPSWSLLFNEKYKGRLAMYNTDTTLIEIAARVLGMKNFNSLSDEELEKVKPLLKKQREVLRFYWDDATQIEQALASGELVAAYAWNGSVKVLKDQGVPVEYMVPKEGILTWVCGLVRVTGGQGDEQAGYDFIDSMLSPESGVFQISTGYGHSNRKSYEMTDPKVLAALGFDNPEEKFARADVSDEADEPYRSKYIALVNDIKAGVN comes from the coding sequence ATGGATGGAAAGAAGTTTGCAGAGCGGTTGCTGAAGCGTGAGTTGAGCCGGCGCGATATCCAGGCGGGCCTGGCCAAGATGGGCCTGGGCGTGGCGGCGATGAGCATGCTGCCCTCGGCCGCCAAGGCGGCCCCGCCCAAGCTGACGGTCTATGAATGGGCGGGCTACGACGTGCCGGACCTCCATCAGTCCTACATCAAGAAATACGGCGGCAGCCCCGATTTCCCGCTCTTCGCCAGCGAGGAGGAAGCGCTGCAGAAGATCGTGAGCGGCTTCAAGGTCGATCTCGCGCACCCCTGCAGCTACAACGTGAAGCGTTGGCGCGAGGCCAAGATCCTGGAGCCGATCGACACGAGCCGGATTCCGAACTACGTCGACATCTGGCCGAAGTTCAAGGAGATCCCGCAGACGCAGGCGGATGGCAAGACCTGGTTCGTGCCGTTCGACTGCGGCAACTCCTCGATCCTCTATCGCACCGACCTGGTGGCGCCCGAGGATGTGAAGGACCCGTCCTGGAGCCTGCTCTTCAACGAGAAATACAAGGGCCGGCTCGCCATGTACAACACCGACACCACGCTGATCGAGATCGCGGCGCGCGTGCTGGGGATGAAGAACTTCAATTCGCTCTCCGACGAGGAGCTCGAGAAGGTGAAGCCGCTGCTGAAGAAGCAGCGCGAGGTGCTCCGCTTCTACTGGGACGATGCCACCCAGATCGAGCAGGCGCTGGCCTCGGGCGAGCTGGTGGCGGCCTATGCCTGGAACGGCTCGGTCAAGGTGCTGAAGGACCAGGGCGTGCCGGTCGAGTACATGGTGCCCAAAGAGGGCATCCTGACCTGGGTCTGCGGCTTGGTGCGCGTCACCGGCGGCCAGGGCGACGAGCAGGCCGGCTACGACTTCATCGATTCCATGCTCTCGCCGGAATCGGGCGTGTTCCAGATCAGCACGGGCTACGGTCACTCCAACCGCAAGTCCTATGAGATGACCGATCCGAAGGTGCTGGCGGCCCTGGGCTTCGACAATCCGGAGGAGAAGTTCGCCCGCGCCGACGTCTCCGACGAGGCGGACGAGCCCTATCGCTCGAAATACATCGCGCTCGTGAACGACATCAAAGCCGGCGTGAACTGA
- a CDS encoding isochorismatase family protein, whose protein sequence is MRQSARIDPTRTALLLVDLQEEQRPGQPYGVAGFETVLANARKLLAAARERSLPVFHAAYRRDFDIVPPRPFEPLSTGGRPTFSDKSDPLTAICHEVAPQPGELVIHKNDASAFADGSLTRALDEARTEWLFIAGVWTEACVAASTRDAMAQGRRVILVKDACGSGTVAMHQVATLNIANRLYGGMIAETAGALALMTGEPVETWTPERPVPIFFHLSDAADHYERL, encoded by the coding sequence ATGAGGCAAAGCGCCCGGATCGACCCGACCCGCACCGCGCTGCTCCTGGTCGATCTTCAGGAGGAACAGCGCCCTGGCCAGCCCTATGGCGTGGCCGGGTTCGAGACGGTCCTGGCGAACGCGCGAAAGCTGCTGGCGGCCGCCCGCGAGCGGTCGCTGCCGGTCTTCCATGCCGCCTACCGGCGCGACTTCGACATCGTGCCGCCCCGCCCCTTCGAGCCGTTATCCACGGGCGGGCGACCCACCTTCAGCGACAAGTCGGATCCGCTGACCGCCATCTGCCACGAGGTGGCTCCGCAACCGGGCGAGCTGGTGATTCATAAGAACGATGCCAGCGCCTTCGCCGACGGCAGCCTGACGCGCGCCCTCGACGAGGCCCGCACCGAATGGCTTTTCATCGCCGGCGTCTGGACCGAGGCCTGCGTCGCCGCCTCCACCCGCGATGCGATGGCGCAAGGGCGGCGCGTGATCCTGGTGAAAGATGCCTGCGGCAGCGGTACCGTCGCGATGCACCAAGTCGCCACGCTCAATATCGCCAACCGCCTCTATGGCGGCATGATCGCGGAAACGGCCGGTGCGCTGGCCTTGATGACGGGTGAACCGGTCGAAACTTGGACACCCGAGCGGCCGGTCCCGATCTTCTTCCATCTGAGCGACGCGGCCGACCATTACGAACGGCTCTAA